A stretch of Malus sylvestris chromosome 11, drMalSylv7.2, whole genome shotgun sequence DNA encodes these proteins:
- the LOC126589477 gene encoding alpha carbonic anhydrase 2-like isoform X2, which produces MKKSHQSKPIYIFCLVFFLCSATSITAQEVEDEREFDYLQGSGKGPKQWGAIKKEWSACKNGGMQSPIDLSSHRVTLVPNLGKLNISYNPCNATVKNRGHDISIYWEGNAGSIHINGTQYLLKQSHWHSPSEHSVNGRRYDMELHMVHLSSDPNVTNKIAVVGVLYKIGRPDSFLSKLTGHVKSMMDQTEERNIGTIDPREIKIRKKNYYRYMGSLTVPPCTEGVIWTINKKIRTVNLVCGSLPNSFYIFPTDKNSLKGSSKAISSRCA; this is translated from the exons ATGAAGAAGTCGCATCAAAGCAAACCCATATACATTTTCTGTTTAGTATTCTTTTTATGTTCCGCAACATCGATCACAGCTCAAGAAGTTG AAGATGAACGAGAGTTCGATTATCTTCAGGGAAGTGGAAAGGGACCGAAGCAGTGGGGAGCGattaagaaagaatggtcaGCCTGTAAGAATGGAGGCATGCAATCTCCTATTGATTTATCGAGTCACAGGGTCACGTTAGTCCCAAACTTGGGCAAGCTCAACATCTCTTACAATCCTTGTAATGCTACCGTAAAGAATAGAGGCCACGATATTTCGATTTACTGGGAGGGCAACGCTGgatcaattcatataaatggTACTCAGTATTTGCTAAAACAATCTCACTGGCACTCCCCTTCCGAGCACTCCGTCAATGGCAGGAGGTACGACATGGAGCTCCACATGGTTCATCTAAGCTCCGATCCGAATGTCACAAACAAGATCGCTGTTGTTGGCGTCCTATACAAGATTGGTCGCCCTGACTCTTTCCTTTCTAAG TTGACAGGGCATGTAAAGTCAATGATGGATCAGACGGAAGAGAGAAACATAGGGACAATTGATCCCCGAGAAATTAAAATCCGTAAGAAAAACTATTACAGATACATGGGCTCACTCACTGTTCCTCCTTGCACTGAAGGCGTTATTTGGACCATCAATAAAAAG ATAAGAACAGTCAATTTAGTATGTGGCTCTTtaccaaattcattttacatATTTCCAACAGATAAGAACAGTCTCAAGGGATCAAGTAAAGCTATTTCGAGTCGCTGTGCATGA
- the LOC126589477 gene encoding alpha carbonic anhydrase 7-like isoform X1, with protein MKKSHQSKPIYIFCLVFFLCSATSITAQEVEDEREFDYLQGSGKGPKQWGAIKKEWSACKNGGMQSPIDLSSHRVTLVPNLGKLNISYNPCNATVKNRGHDISIYWEGNAGSIHINGTQYLLKQSHWHSPSEHSVNGRRYDMELHMVHLSSDPNVTNKIAVVGVLYKIGRPDSFLSKLTGHVKSMMDQTEERNIGTIDPREIKIRKKNYYRYMGSLTVPPCTEGVIWTINKKIRTVSRDQVKLFRVAVHDYAEMNARPVQPLNLREIQVFDRRTGSTNN; from the exons ATGAAGAAGTCGCATCAAAGCAAACCCATATACATTTTCTGTTTAGTATTCTTTTTATGTTCCGCAACATCGATCACAGCTCAAGAAGTTG AAGATGAACGAGAGTTCGATTATCTTCAGGGAAGTGGAAAGGGACCGAAGCAGTGGGGAGCGattaagaaagaatggtcaGCCTGTAAGAATGGAGGCATGCAATCTCCTATTGATTTATCGAGTCACAGGGTCACGTTAGTCCCAAACTTGGGCAAGCTCAACATCTCTTACAATCCTTGTAATGCTACCGTAAAGAATAGAGGCCACGATATTTCGATTTACTGGGAGGGCAACGCTGgatcaattcatataaatggTACTCAGTATTTGCTAAAACAATCTCACTGGCACTCCCCTTCCGAGCACTCCGTCAATGGCAGGAGGTACGACATGGAGCTCCACATGGTTCATCTAAGCTCCGATCCGAATGTCACAAACAAGATCGCTGTTGTTGGCGTCCTATACAAGATTGGTCGCCCTGACTCTTTCCTTTCTAAG TTGACAGGGCATGTAAAGTCAATGATGGATCAGACGGAAGAGAGAAACATAGGGACAATTGATCCCCGAGAAATTAAAATCCGTAAGAAAAACTATTACAGATACATGGGCTCACTCACTGTTCCTCCTTGCACTGAAGGCGTTATTTGGACCATCAATAAAAAG ATAAGAACAGTCTCAAGGGATCAAGTAAAGCTATTTCGAGTCGCTGTGCATGAT TATGCAGAGATGAATGCAAGGCCAGTACAACCACTTAATCTTCGAGAGATCCAGGTCTTTGACAGAAGAACAGGGAGCACAAATAACTGA